The Aurantiacibacter gangjinensis genome includes a region encoding these proteins:
- a CDS encoding NUDIX domain-containing protein: MKKIPTWLLVVAVALRDGEGRLFLQERPTGKPHAGLWEFPGGKVETGESPRAALVREIGEELALTLDEAVLRPVAFAEEGCDPAIVLNLYTAQHDGSTVSPQDGQRTGWFMPAEAERLPLAPMDRQLLVAFTD; the protein is encoded by the coding sequence GTGAAAAAAATTCCGACATGGCTGCTGGTCGTCGCGGTCGCTTTGCGGGACGGGGAAGGGCGGCTTTTCCTGCAGGAACGGCCCACGGGTAAGCCCCATGCCGGATTGTGGGAATTCCCCGGCGGCAAGGTGGAAACGGGCGAAAGCCCTAGGGCGGCGCTGGTTCGCGAGATCGGCGAGGAACTGGCGCTGACGCTGGACGAGGCGGTGTTGCGACCCGTGGCATTTGCTGAAGAGGGGTGCGATCCCGCGATTGTCCTCAATCTTTACACTGCGCAGCATGATGGCAGCACCGTGAGCCCGCAAGACGGACAGCGCACCGGGTGGTTCATGCCCGCCGAAGCGGAGCGCTTGCCGCTCGCGCCGATGGACCGGCAACTATTGGTTGCCTTCACGGATTAG
- a CDS encoding phospholipase D-like domain-containing protein encodes MSNTDKQVEGFDDASAEPGVWQYAHARRVRVVVDGEDYFDLIQQAMLKAKQRILLIGWDFDTRIHLSRGRRWWQKGWKREYPSRLGSFIVWLSNHRPDLEIRILKWSYGVLKFLGRGSMMLDLARWWPHRRIDFKFDTNHPIGCSHHQKIVVIDDDFAVCGGIDMTTRRWDTREHKANDHRRKQPSGAPYEPWHDVTMMMEGDVAGALEKLGRHRWLHAGGGVLSAPTLDEGSTWPDGLEPHFENVEIGIARTRAKHDELAKVDEIEELFLKQIAEAKHFIYAENQYFTSRTISEAIARRLDEADPPEIVIICPKTAEGWIEEQAMSPARAKLVAALEEMDKHDRFHIYVPYAKDMPIYVHAKLMIVDDKVLRIGSANMNNRSMGLDSECDVFIDTSRPANSDAGAAITALRHSLLAEHLGIREDAVPDLLERHGSMAALIEAAGDKAHRHLRPFHPELPKGLLDELADRQTFDPEEPEDLFEIRLPRHGLFRDGSLLARARNRLRRKNGH; translated from the coding sequence TTGAGCAACACCGACAAACAAGTCGAAGGTTTCGACGACGCTTCCGCTGAGCCGGGCGTGTGGCAATATGCCCACGCCAGGCGCGTGCGTGTGGTAGTGGACGGGGAGGATTATTTCGACCTCATCCAGCAGGCGATGCTGAAAGCCAAGCAGCGCATCCTGCTGATCGGGTGGGATTTCGACACGCGCATCCACCTCTCGCGCGGGCGGCGCTGGTGGCAGAAAGGCTGGAAGCGCGAATACCCCTCGCGTCTGGGCAGCTTTATCGTCTGGCTCAGCAATCACCGGCCCGATCTAGAAATTCGTATTCTCAAATGGAGCTATGGCGTCCTGAAATTCCTGGGGCGTGGCTCCATGATGCTGGACCTTGCGCGCTGGTGGCCGCACCGCCGCATCGATTTCAAATTCGACACAAATCATCCGATCGGTTGCTCGCATCACCAGAAGATCGTCGTCATAGACGATGATTTCGCAGTGTGCGGCGGGATCGACATGACGACACGCCGTTGGGACACGCGCGAGCACAAGGCAAACGACCATCGCCGCAAGCAGCCGAGCGGCGCGCCGTACGAGCCGTGGCATGATGTCACCATGATGATGGAAGGCGATGTCGCCGGCGCGTTGGAGAAGCTGGGCCGGCATCGCTGGCTGCATGCCGGTGGCGGGGTGTTGTCCGCTCCGACACTGGACGAAGGCAGCACCTGGCCCGATGGGCTGGAACCGCATTTCGAGAATGTCGAGATCGGTATCGCGCGCACGCGAGCGAAGCATGACGAACTGGCGAAGGTCGATGAGATCGAAGAGCTGTTCCTCAAGCAGATCGCCGAAGCGAAGCATTTTATCTATGCCGAGAACCAGTATTTTACCTCGCGCACCATCAGCGAAGCGATCGCTAGGCGTCTCGATGAAGCCGATCCCCCCGAAATCGTAATTATATGTCCGAAAACGGCAGAGGGCTGGATTGAAGAGCAGGCGATGTCGCCCGCTCGTGCGAAGCTGGTGGCTGCGCTGGAAGAGATGGACAAGCATGACCGCTTCCACATCTATGTGCCCTACGCCAAGGACATGCCGATCTATGTCCATGCCAAGCTGATGATCGTTGACGACAAGGTTTTGCGCATCGGCTCTGCCAATATGAACAATCGGTCCATGGGGCTGGATAGCGAGTGCGATGTGTTCATCGACACGTCGCGCCCCGCGAACAGCGATGCAGGGGCCGCGATCACTGCTCTGCGCCATTCGCTGCTGGCGGAGCATCTGGGCATCCGTGAAGACGCGGTGCCCGATTTGCTCGAGCGGCATGGCTCGATGGCAGCTCTGATCGAGGCTGCCGGTGACAAGGCGCACCGGCATTTGCGCCCCTTCCATCCGGAACTGCCCAAGGGCTTGCTGGACGAACTCGCGGACCGCCAGACCTTCGATCCGGAGGAGCCGGAAGACCTTTTCGAGATCCGCCTGCCGCGCCATGGCCTTTTCCGCGATGGCAGCCTATTGGCGCGGGCACGCAACCGGCTACGCCGCAAGAACGGACATTGA
- a CDS encoding hemerythrin domain-containing protein encodes MSDDIFARLKEDHEDHREILDKLAETSGDSEERQELFEKFTLDVKSHAAAEEQALYSTMLRKPKATDMTRHSVAEHHELNEMLNDLAATDMSSSAWLEKFKKLDHEYRHHINEEEEDHFPDFEKLLTEEDREHMRSVFDKRKKAEKADAEITPEKMEDAKE; translated from the coding sequence ATGTCCGACGACATTTTTGCCCGCCTAAAAGAAGACCACGAAGATCACCGCGAAATCCTCGACAAGCTGGCCGAAACCAGCGGCGACAGCGAAGAGCGGCAGGAGCTGTTCGAGAAGTTCACGCTGGATGTGAAGAGCCATGCCGCCGCCGAAGAGCAGGCACTGTATTCGACCATGCTGCGCAAGCCCAAGGCGACCGACATGACCCGTCACTCCGTCGCAGAGCATCATGAGCTGAACGAGATGCTGAACGATCTTGCCGCAACCGACATGTCATCTTCGGCATGGTTGGAAAAGTTCAAGAAGCTCGATCACGAATATCGCCACCACATCAACGAAGAAGAGGAAGATCACTTCCCCGATTTCGAGAAGCTCTTGACCGAAGAAGATCGCGAGCACATGCGCTCTGTGTTCGACAAGCGGAAGAAGGCCGAGAAGGCCGACGCCGAGATCACACCGGAAAAGATGGAAGACGCGAAGGAGTAA
- a CDS encoding Flp family type IVb pilin, producing MKEFYKKLLDDTSGATAIEYGLILAMICIAMIVAMQGFANAAIGLWDYVDSNVDTATSNQGA from the coding sequence TTGAAAGAATTCTACAAAAAGCTGCTGGACGACACCTCGGGGGCAACCGCGATTGAGTACGGCCTGATCCTGGCGATGATTTGCATCGCGATGATCGTGGCCATGCAGGGCTTTGCCAATGCTGCCATCGGACTCTGGGACTACGTAGATTCCAATGTGGATACGGCAACGTCAAATCAAGGAGCTTAG
- a CDS encoding serine hydrolase domain-containing protein: MLRWGITTVLVLWCSAAAHAQPLSEAEAIAIAAVVDEAETQNAPGIAVGIVRGGDVVFEQYRGLADLSHNVAIGPETRFNLASLAKQFTAAMVLDLSQAGLIDLDADIRTYLPDVLPEIDQPITVRHLIEHRSGLRDVYDLWSLSGFNWYERALTNEDAIRLLAQQRDLNFAPGSAHLYSNSNYIVLAELVAAIAQEPFADHAASFFDRYGMSATRWRPSYGTVVPHQAEAYYRFDDWFRSPDLANLHGDGFLWTTLADQLQYEALVQDGSGTLLMAAQARPDVGDYGYGLEHDVHGDVPRISHVGSTGAYNAVVIRYPEQAVSVVVMGNNATLGVVPMAYRIADLLVAEDVGRAPAYPSGPESIGPRLANGDVVGRYEQEGGSIIAITERDGRLFRELAGRDPVELLHEDGNLFAYASNTDLKIQLEGERFRIFLPSKPVATFVRLAPVPDDDARLASIEGAYANDETGAVLRIERTSGTDYRVTDMRGVGDAQMIADDDIFWNGTRLRFQRDDDGEVTRLLYTSGRLANVEFLRITDAGLASD; this comes from the coding sequence ATGTTACGCTGGGGGATTACAACGGTACTTGTGCTGTGGTGCTCCGCCGCCGCACATGCGCAGCCGCTTAGCGAAGCCGAAGCAATCGCGATCGCCGCAGTCGTCGATGAAGCGGAGACCCAAAATGCGCCGGGCATCGCAGTTGGTATCGTGCGCGGCGGTGATGTCGTATTCGAGCAATATCGCGGTCTGGCAGACCTCTCTCACAACGTTGCCATCGGACCGGAAACGCGGTTCAACCTGGCATCGCTCGCCAAGCAATTCACGGCGGCGATGGTGCTCGATCTCTCGCAGGCCGGGCTGATCGACCTCGACGCCGACATTCGCACTTACCTGCCGGACGTGCTGCCCGAGATCGACCAGCCAATCACCGTGCGGCACCTGATCGAGCATCGCAGCGGCCTTCGCGATGTTTACGATCTCTGGAGCCTGTCGGGCTTCAACTGGTATGAGCGGGCGCTGACGAACGAGGACGCGATCCGATTGCTTGCCCAACAGCGCGACCTGAATTTCGCACCCGGCAGCGCCCACCTTTATTCCAACAGCAATTACATCGTGCTGGCAGAGCTCGTCGCAGCAATTGCGCAGGAACCGTTTGCCGATCATGCCGCTAGCTTCTTCGATCGCTACGGAATGTCTGCTACCAGATGGCGACCAAGTTACGGTACGGTGGTCCCGCATCAGGCCGAGGCATATTACCGGTTCGATGATTGGTTTCGCAGCCCGGACCTTGCCAATTTACATGGCGACGGTTTCCTGTGGACGACCTTGGCCGACCAGCTGCAATACGAAGCACTGGTGCAGGATGGCAGCGGCACCCTGCTGATGGCAGCACAGGCCAGACCGGATGTCGGAGACTACGGTTACGGGCTCGAACATGACGTGCACGGCGATGTGCCGCGCATTTCCCACGTCGGATCCACGGGCGCCTATAATGCAGTGGTGATCCGCTATCCGGAACAGGCCGTAAGCGTCGTCGTGATGGGCAACAATGCCACTCTCGGCGTCGTGCCTATGGCCTATCGCATCGCAGACTTGCTGGTCGCCGAGGACGTCGGTCGAGCGCCCGCATATCCCTCCGGTCCGGAAAGTATCGGTCCTCGGCTTGCCAATGGCGATGTCGTCGGTCGGTATGAGCAGGAAGGCGGCAGTATCATCGCCATCACCGAGCGTGACGGACGCCTGTTTCGCGAACTGGCCGGTCGCGATCCGGTCGAGCTGTTGCACGAAGACGGCAATCTCTTCGCCTATGCCAGCAATACCGATCTTAAGATCCAGCTGGAGGGCGAGCGCTTTCGCATTTTCTTGCCCAGCAAACCGGTCGCCACGTTCGTTCGTCTGGCCCCCGTGCCCGACGACGATGCGCGACTTGCGAGTATCGAGGGCGCCTATGCGAATGACGAAACCGGCGCAGTCCTCCGGATCGAGCGGACATCGGGGACGGACTACCGAGTCACCGACATGCGCGGTGTTGGCGATGCGCAGATGATCGCGGATGACGACATCTTCTGGAACGGGACAAGGCTCCGGTTCCAACGCGATGACGACGGGGAAGTTACCCGGCTCCTCTATACGAGCGGCAGGCTCGCCAATGTCGAGTTTCTCCGCATCACCGATGCAGGCCTGGCATCCGACTAG
- a CDS encoding M48 family metalloprotease, with the protein MPRTFARKFSAAALAGAASLALGACASIPGANVAPGSPITAEEQQVGAQYHEQFVAEFGGEMTGPYARYVEQVGSNIALQSGLASRPDAFEVTLLNSSVNNAFAVPGGYVYATRQLVNLMNNEAELAAVLGHEVGHVAARHSARRQQAAQRNQLLGLLGTIIGGAVLGSPELAQLSQQGAQALTLSYSRSQELEADQLGVQYLNRAGYDPNAMATLLASLAAQNQLDAQLQGRQNATIPEWASTHPDPASRVRNAQQLAAGGTGRLNRETFLQRIDGMIYGDDPEQGVIEGRQFIHPILRFTFTAPQGTYMVNGTRAVSINGDSGRAQLTLGQYNGDLGAYVQNVFNAIGGDQQQIRPQSIQRTTVNGLPAAYGTARVNNGQQQVDVTVFAYEFANDRAYHFQAITPAGQAGNFNSLYQSFRPISAAEAGSVVPRRIDIVTAGRSDTVATMARRMAYDNGQEARFRVLNGLGSGDRVVPGQQYKIVVRSN; encoded by the coding sequence ATGCCAAGGACATTCGCACGCAAATTTTCCGCCGCCGCGCTTGCAGGGGCAGCGTCGCTGGCGCTGGGCGCCTGCGCCAGCATCCCGGGTGCGAATGTCGCGCCGGGTTCGCCCATCACGGCCGAAGAACAGCAGGTCGGCGCGCAATATCATGAGCAGTTCGTCGCTGAATTCGGCGGTGAAATGACTGGACCGTACGCACGCTATGTCGAGCAGGTCGGCTCCAACATCGCGCTGCAATCGGGTCTCGCGTCGCGGCCGGACGCTTTCGAGGTGACGCTGCTGAATTCCAGCGTGAACAATGCCTTCGCCGTGCCCGGCGGCTATGTCTATGCGACGCGCCAGCTGGTGAACCTCATGAATAACGAGGCTGAGCTCGCAGCTGTGCTTGGCCACGAAGTCGGCCACGTCGCGGCGCGTCACTCGGCCCGCCGCCAGCAGGCTGCACAGCGCAACCAGCTGCTTGGCCTGCTCGGCACGATCATCGGTGGTGCGGTACTCGGCAGCCCCGAACTGGCGCAGCTGAGCCAGCAGGGCGCGCAGGCGCTGACGCTGTCCTATTCCCGCAGCCAGGAATTGGAGGCCGACCAGCTTGGCGTGCAATATCTCAACCGGGCGGGCTATGACCCGAACGCCATGGCGACGTTGCTCGCCAGCCTTGCCGCGCAGAACCAGCTCGATGCGCAGCTACAGGGCAGGCAGAATGCAACGATCCCCGAATGGGCATCGACGCACCCCGATCCCGCCAGCCGTGTGCGCAATGCGCAGCAATTGGCCGCAGGCGGCACAGGACGCCTCAATCGCGAAACCTTCCTCCAGCGTATCGACGGCATGATCTATGGCGACGATCCGGAGCAGGGCGTCATCGAGGGCCGGCAGTTCATCCACCCGATTCTGCGCTTCACCTTCACCGCGCCGCAGGGCACCTACATGGTGAACGGAACGCGCGCTGTGTCCATCAACGGCGATAGTGGCCGTGCACAGCTGACGCTGGGCCAGTACAATGGCGATCTGGGCGCCTATGTGCAGAATGTTTTCAACGCCATCGGCGGTGATCAACAGCAGATCCGCCCGCAAAGCATCCAGCGCACCACCGTGAACGGCCTCCCCGCCGCCTACGGCACCGCGCGCGTGAACAATGGGCAGCAACAGGTGGACGTGACGGTGTTTGCGTATGAATTCGCCAATGACCGGGCCTATCACTTCCAGGCCATCACGCCTGCGGGGCAGGCCGGTAATTTCAACTCGCTCTATCAGTCCTTCCGCCCGATCAGCGCGGCGGAAGCTGGCAGTGTGGTACCGCGCCGGATCGACATTGTGACGGCGGGTCGCAGCGACACAGTGGCGACCATGGCGCGCCGGATGGCCTACGATAACGGGCAGGAAGCGCGATTTCGCGTTCTCAATGGGCTGGGATCGGGCGACCGGGTGGTGCCGGGCCAGCAATATAAGATCGTCGTCCGCTCCAATTAA
- a CDS encoding UDP-N-acetylglucosamine 1-carboxyvinyltransferase, producing MTALYVRGGQKLQGKIDPSANKNAVLPVLCATLLSDAPIMLRNVPEITDVQRIHAFFGELGSTVEWDKQGKTLRIDHSTISPSAKATLPQAMRASIMMIPGLLARLGEARLEHEVKGCTLGAREIDPHVKVFEAFGATVSYEGKDIVFRKKQRGDGARMWLEYASVTTTENFIISALTANGSSQIVNAACEPHVQEMCTFLEKMGARIKGKGTSMVSVEGCEEFTSVDYTFVEDFHEIATFLALAAVTGGDISVRNTRPEDFMLIDRTFEKFGAHVEHADGWSRLNAPDQLVVQQNFTSHITTKVEAAPWPYIPADLLPIFIALGVKAKGQTMFWNKVYEGGLTWHTELSLFGAHTLLCDPHRLITFGGDTLRPATVTSPYIIRVAIAMLMIASSIDGESTILDADPIRRAHPDFVKNIDSLGVDVSWDD from the coding sequence ATGACGGCTTTGTATGTGCGGGGCGGGCAAAAGCTCCAGGGCAAGATCGACCCCTCGGCCAACAAGAACGCAGTGCTGCCGGTGCTGTGCGCGACTCTGCTGAGCGACGCGCCGATCATGCTGCGCAACGTGCCGGAAATTACCGACGTCCAGCGCATCCACGCCTTTTTCGGCGAGCTGGGCAGCACGGTGGAATGGGACAAGCAGGGCAAGACCCTGCGCATCGACCATTCGACCATCTCGCCTTCCGCCAAGGCGACGCTGCCGCAAGCCATGCGTGCTTCCATCATGATGATTCCGGGCCTGCTGGCAAGGCTCGGCGAAGCGCGGCTGGAGCATGAGGTAAAGGGCTGCACGCTTGGCGCGCGCGAGATCGACCCGCATGTGAAGGTATTTGAAGCCTTCGGCGCGACTGTGTCCTACGAAGGCAAGGATATCGTCTTCCGCAAGAAGCAGCGCGGCGATGGCGCGCGCATGTGGCTGGAATATGCCTCCGTCACCACGACCGAGAACTTCATCATCAGCGCGCTGACCGCCAATGGCTCCAGCCAGATTGTGAACGCCGCTTGCGAGCCGCATGTGCAGGAAATGTGCACCTTCCTCGAAAAGATGGGGGCGCGCATCAAGGGCAAGGGCACCTCCATGGTGTCGGTCGAGGGGTGCGAGGAGTTCACCTCTGTCGATTACACTTTCGTCGAGGATTTCCACGAGATCGCCACCTTCCTGGCGCTCGCCGCAGTAACCGGCGGAGATATTTCGGTGCGCAATACGCGCCCCGAGGATTTCATGCTGATCGACCGGACATTCGAGAAGTTCGGCGCGCATGTGGAACATGCCGATGGGTGGAGCCGGCTCAACGCGCCCGACCAGCTGGTCGTGCAGCAGAACTTCACCAGTCACATCACCACCAAGGTGGAGGCCGCGCCATGGCCCTATATCCCCGCCGACCTGCTGCCGATCTTTATCGCGCTGGGCGTGAAGGCCAAGGGGCAGACCATGTTCTGGAACAAGGTCTATGAAGGCGGCCTGACATGGCACACCGAACTCAGCCTGTTCGGCGCGCATACGCTGCTATGCGATCCGCACCGCCTCATCACCTTCGGCGGTGACACGCTGCGCCCGGCGACGGTTACCAGCCCCTATATCATTCGCGTCGCCATCGCGATGCTGATGATCGCCAGCAGCATCGATGGGGAAAGCACCATTCTCGACGCCGACCCCATCCGCCGCGCGCACCCCGATTTCGTGAAGAACATCGACAGCCTCGGTGTGGACGTCAGCTGGGACGATTGA
- the folE gene encoding GTP cyclohydrolase I FolE, which translates to MSSLEGPDEDDPRGKPPVPDDVQDAIRTLIRWAGDDPEREGLLDTPARVARAWKEYCIGYEEDPAIHLSRVFEEVGGYDEIVLLKDIPFQSHCEHHMAPIIGKAHIAYLPTNRVVGISKLARVLHGFARRLQIQERLTAEVAQCIEDHLEPRGVAVVIEASHACMTARGVRTPGVSMTTSRVTGCFREDARSRKEVLSLMGFA; encoded by the coding sequence ATGAGCAGCCTTGAAGGCCCAGATGAAGACGATCCGCGCGGCAAGCCGCCGGTGCCCGACGATGTGCAGGATGCCATCCGCACGCTGATCCGCTGGGCGGGCGACGATCCGGAACGCGAGGGGCTGCTCGACACACCCGCCCGCGTCGCGCGCGCGTGGAAAGAATATTGCATCGGTTACGAGGAAGATCCCGCGATCCACCTCAGCCGCGTGTTCGAGGAAGTGGGCGGCTATGACGAGATCGTGCTGCTGAAGGACATCCCGTTCCAGAGTCATTGCGAGCACCACATGGCGCCCATCATCGGTAAGGCACATATCGCCTACCTGCCAACGAACCGCGTTGTCGGCATTTCCAAGCTGGCAAGGGTGCTGCACGGCTTTGCGCGCCGCTTGCAGATACAGGAACGGCTGACGGCGGAAGTCGCGCAATGCATCGAGGATCATCTGGAGCCGCGCGGCGTTGCGGTGGTGATCGAGGCGAGCCATGCCTGCATGACCGCGCGCGGCGTTCGCACGCCGGGGGTCTCTATGACCACCAGCAGGGTGACCGGCTGCTTCCGCGAGGATGCGCGCAGCCGCAAGGAAGTGCTCAGCCTGATGGGCTTCGCCTGA
- the ahcY gene encoding adenosylhomocysteinase, protein MADAAFNDYIIKDIGLADYGRAEINIAETEMPGLMATREEYGEAQPLKGARITGSLHMTIQTAVLIETLVALGAEVRWATCNIFSTQDHAAAAIAAQDIPVFAVKGESLAEYWDYVGNIFDWSTDDDAELTANLILDDGGDATMFALWGARLEAGEDMPEPANAEEIEMQRALKAFIKKKPGYLTKSVENILGVSEETTTGVHRLYQLAKKGKLPFPAINVNDSVTKSKFDNLYGCRESLVDAIRRATDVMLSGKVACVAGYGDVGKGSAQSLRDGGARVLVTEIDPICALQAAMEGFEVTTLEDAVGRADIFVTTTGNEDVITAEHMKNMKHMAIVCNIGHFDSEIQIGALDNYEWTELKPGTDLVKFPDGKEIIVLAKGRLVNLACATGHPSFVMSCSFTNQVLAQIELWERHDQYENDVYVLPKKLDEKVAALHLDKLGVKLTKLSQQQADYIGVPVEGPFKPEHYRY, encoded by the coding sequence GTGGCCGACGCCGCTTTCAACGACTATATCATCAAAGACATTGGCCTTGCCGATTACGGTCGCGCCGAAATCAACATTGCCGAAACCGAAATGCCGGGCCTGATGGCCACGCGCGAAGAATATGGCGAAGCGCAGCCGCTGAAGGGCGCGCGCATCACCGGCTCGCTGCACATGACCATCCAAACCGCCGTGCTGATCGAAACGCTGGTGGCCCTGGGCGCCGAAGTGCGCTGGGCAACTTGCAACATCTTCTCCACGCAGGACCACGCCGCCGCCGCCATCGCTGCGCAGGACATTCCCGTGTTTGCCGTGAAGGGCGAGAGCCTGGCCGAGTACTGGGACTATGTCGGCAACATCTTCGACTGGTCGACCGATGATGACGCGGAGCTGACCGCCAACCTCATCCTCGACGATGGTGGCGATGCTACCATGTTTGCGCTGTGGGGCGCCCGTCTTGAAGCAGGCGAGGACATGCCAGAGCCCGCCAATGCCGAAGAAATCGAGATGCAGCGCGCGCTGAAAGCCTTCATCAAGAAGAAGCCCGGCTATCTCACCAAGTCGGTCGAGAACATTCTGGGCGTGTCCGAGGAAACGACCACGGGCGTGCATCGCCTCTACCAGCTCGCCAAGAAGGGCAAGCTGCCGTTCCCCGCTATCAATGTGAATGACAGCGTCACCAAGTCGAAGTTCGACAATCTCTACGGTTGCCGCGAATCGCTGGTCGACGCCATCCGCCGCGCCACCGACGTAATGCTGAGCGGCAAGGTTGCCTGCGTCGCCGGATATGGCGATGTCGGCAAGGGCAGCGCACAGTCGCTGCGCGATGGCGGTGCCCGCGTGCTGGTGACCGAAATCGATCCGATCTGCGCGCTGCAGGCCGCGATGGAAGGCTTTGAAGTCACCACGCTGGAAGACGCCGTGGGCCGCGCGGACATCTTCGTCACCACGACGGGCAACGAAGACGTCATCACCGCCGAGCACATGAAGAATATGAAGCACATGGCGATCGTGTGTAATATCGGCCACTTCGACAGCGAGATCCAGATCGGCGCGCTCGACAATTACGAGTGGACCGAACTGAAGCCGGGCACCGACCTGGTGAAGTTCCCTGACGGGAAGGAAATCATCGTGCTGGCCAAGGGCCGCCTGGTGAACCTCGCCTGCGCCACCGGCCACCCCAGCTTCGTGATGAGCTGTTCCTTCACCAACCAGGTTCTGGCGCAGATCGAGCTTTGGGAACGCCACGACCAGTATGAGAACGACGTGTACGTCCTGCCCAAGAAGCTGGACGAGAAGGTCGCCGCGCTGCACCTCGACAAGCTGGGCGTGAAGCTGACCAAGCTGAGCCAGCAGCAGGCCGATTATATCGGTGTGCCGGTGGAAGGCCCCTTCAAGCCCGAACATTATCGCTACTAA
- a CDS encoding peroxiredoxin, translating to MTISKGDSIPEVKLAKATADGPEQVQSSEFFAGRKIALFAVPGAFTPTCSARHLPGYVDHAADLKAKGVDEIACTSVNDAFVMKAWNEADGSSDITMLADGSGDFAKALGLDADFSGYGMGQRSQRYSMIVDDGVVTEINVEDSGEFDVSSAEHMLGQL from the coding sequence ATGACGATTTCCAAAGGCGATTCCATTCCAGAGGTGAAGCTTGCCAAAGCAACCGCCGACGGCCCCGAACAGGTCCAGTCGAGCGAGTTCTTCGCCGGCCGGAAGATCGCGCTGTTCGCAGTACCCGGCGCTTTCACGCCCACCTGCTCCGCCCGCCACCTGCCCGGCTATGTCGACCATGCCGCCGACCTGAAAGCCAAGGGCGTGGACGAGATCGCCTGCACCAGCGTGAACGATGCCTTCGTGATGAAAGCCTGGAACGAGGCGGATGGCTCTTCCGATATCACCATGCTGGCCGATGGCAGTGGCGATTTCGCCAAAGCGCTGGGCCTCGACGCCGATTTCTCCGGCTATGGAATGGGCCAGCGCTCGCAGCGTTATTCGATGATCGTGGATGATGGCGTGGTGACCGAAATCAATGTCGAAGATTCCGGTGAATTCGATGTCTCCAGCGCGGAGCATATGCTCGGGCAGCTATGA
- a CDS encoding Flp family type IVb pilin: MTFFKNMIRDEQGATAIEYGLIAALIAVAAITAMGQLGNQLSETFGNVQSELDDANPNNA, translated from the coding sequence ATGACCTTCTTCAAGAACATGATCCGTGACGAGCAGGGCGCTACCGCCATCGAGTATGGCCTGATCGCCGCTCTGATCGCTGTTGCTGCCATCACCGCCATGGGCCAGCTGGGCAACCAGCTCTCCGAAACGTTCGGCAACGTCCAGTCGGAACTCGACGACGCTAACCCGAACAACGCCTAA